The genomic window CCTTCCTTGTGAAACTATTGTTCTGGAAGAATGTCTAGTAGATGTTGTCGAAAAAGAAGAGACAGTGGTAACATATTAGTTGTTGTGCTTCTAGATATAAAAATCAAAAAAGAAGATCACAAAAAAAAGGATAGGGGGGATTCTTACAGCTACTCGTAGTGGCATTAATCTCTTCTTTGGCCTCAGCCCTGCTTCACTCAATGCAATAATTGCAATCTCGGCCACCATGCTGTCCATCTTCTGTCCAATTGCCATCGTTTGTGCAAGTTCATTGCAGCTGATGTAGAGCGCGTCATAGTTTATGATTGGCTTTCTGTTTTGAATTTTGGCAtataaaaaaacaggaaaaaaatgtTAGCTCGTGTATTGAAACGAAACAATTAAAAAGGAAAACCTAAAAAACCAGGCCTAAAAGAGAAGATTGCATTTCCTTACTTAGTGTCGGCTTGCGTTGTGTGGGTCACACTATACTGGCACATAGCATCATAGATGTCGCGAACTTTCTTTGAGCAGTAGAATGGATCTGTGTTCTCTGGGTGTACGTATGGCGACCTGAGTTGAGTTGGTGCCCTTACAACTCTCCGATCGTGCCCAACTGCTGCTGGAGTTCTTGATGATTAACGGCATTCTCTGTGTTTGTGGTTGCTGTGACTGGTGTTTTTGAATTTTGATCGTTGATTTGCCTTCCATTTCTTAGCCTCTCCTCCATCTCTACCCTCTCCTTTTCTTTCTTCAATGCAAATGCCTTTTCTGCCTCGTAGCATGCTTTTTGTAGCTCCTCTGGATCCAAGCCCCATTCATCTCCGCTTTCTGACATGCACACATCTAGGTTGCGTGGCCTCAGTTCTATGGATTGGCCTCTGTTGGTGCCCTCATCTTCGTGAAAACTTATGTTAAGATCGAAAGATGGACAATCTTGTGTTGCTCTGACTGGGTGGTTGCTGTAGCTTGATGGTGTGAATACAGGGTTTGATGAGCCAACTTGTGTCTGTTGCATTGCTTGCTGTTGTGCAAGTGGCCACAATCGTAGCTTCTCCCTTATCGTAGCCGTTGCCAACTGTGTTGCATGGGCTTCCCTGGATTGCACTGATGTGGGTGCTCCCCCTTTCTTTTGGCTGCTAGGGGCTGGGCACGACTTGCTTGTTGCAGGAGTGCCGGAGCTGACCATGTATGCAACACCAGTGGCTGGGCTTGGTGTGTGATGCACAAAACGGTCGAGAGGTGGGGCTGATGATATTGGGGTGACATCAAGTATTGTGATATTTTCACTGCCCGGAGGTATGTTGCCCTTGTGCCCATTTTCTACTAGTCCATCTGTATTTGCTGTTGTGTGAGTTTGCATTCCATCACGGTTGGTTGCTGTGTGACCCCACTGGTTTACATTGCCTGCGAGATTTGCATGGCTGCACTCTAGGGGCTTGCCTGCCTTTGCACCCTCCCTAGCAGGCTCCGTCTCGGGTGCTGACTTCTGTTTGATGgtcacatttccactgttcctcgaGGGCAAAATTTTGGATCTGAGTTCGTTTTGCTTTGAAGTTGTGGTCCTTGTGGAGACAAAATCATCAGAGTTGTTTCCGTTGCACCTTTCTTGTCCATCTTCCTCTGACTCTGAGGTTGGCGTAAACTTTGCATTGAACGAAAACAATTCTTATGCACCTGCGACAAAATCATCAGAGTTGTTTCCGCTGCACCTTTCTTGTCCATCTTCCTCTGACTCTGAGGTTGGCGTAAACTCTGATGGTCCGCTGCACCCCAGTGATGCTCAATCTCTTCGATTCTTATGCCTGGAACGTGTGCAGCCCTGCGACGCTTTGTCCTGTGTGAGTTGCTCCTAGAGTCCCTGTCATCCTCCCTATCCAGACTGCCGATCTCTTCAATGAATATACCAATTCTATCCGACCATTCTGAGCACAATGAGCTAACCATTGCAGCAATTTTCCTCTTCTTCTGCATTAAGATGAATTTTCAAAGGAAAAAACACAAGAAAAAGGAAGTGTTAGGAGAAAAATCATGAATCAAAACAAATAAAGCCGGATGGTTTTAAAAACTAAAGAAGTGTTATATaggaaaaaagaaacaaatacTGAAAAATTTGATGCATATGTAAGCAGAAGAGATAGGAGCAAAAACTCTGTTTTCTGCTCTATGTTTTCAGATGTAGACAAAACTACTAAAAAATAAAATTGAGAGGGCTATGCAACTTCACTGTAAAAAAcaactgaaaaagaaaaaaatggaaagCTATTGAAATTGTAAAAAAAGAAGCTGGGGAACATACACTTTTTTGAATGTGGGTGGCAACTTTGAGAAAACAAACTTCTCGGTCTCCTCATACCCAACAAAAAGGCTGTTCGTACGCCCGTTGCTTGTGTATCTTGGCTTCATCTGGTGGGGTGAGTGACAAAAAAACACATTAGGCTAGTGTTGTTAAGCATAAAAAGGCTATTGTGCTGCACCTGCTTGAACTAGTCAGGTAACATTGTAAAACAGggcaaaaaaagaaaacaaaaaaactgctTTTAAAAAAGATGGGTGAAAAACAAGACTCACCCTAAGCTTGCCGTATCCTCCTTGAGGGTTTTTGTCTGCCTTTGCGACTAGTCCTATACGTTTATTGTCCCATGCCTCTACCCGGACTGGGAAATCTGGTACTGCAAAGTCTACCACCAGAGAATCTACATATAACACCTGTTTTGCAGccacaaaaacaacaacaaaaaagaagcTGGTGAGAATATAGTTGGGAATCAGTATGGGTTAGCCTTTTTCATTTCTGCTATGCTACACAACCAAGCATAAGTATGAaacacaaaaaagaaaaggaaaaagagccTAACAGGTGGTACTTACCACCATGTGGTGCACACAGCAGTTTACGGCCTTCTTCTTGTTGCTACCCCATAATGAAGCTTTTATCTGATTCGCTATGAATGCAGAGAAGTTGAGCCTCTTCATTTTCTCTAGGTCGGCGACTATTGGATAGCATCGAGCGCTTACATGCAAGCTCGTTGTAGGGCACATGAAGGTGCAAACTACCACAATCAGCCAGGCCCTCATGAAGTCGTCATCTGCTCTCTCGTTCATCTCTTTTATCATGGTGCAGACGGTTGTTATCTCGGGGGCGCACCCATTCTGAAAATCGAACCTGTTGTTTATGAAAGATATTGCTTCTGCATCCCACCCGTAGAACACTTCCTCCCCTGAATTACGAAGACCCAAGGTGTGGTGGACGCTTTCGGCTGTTACGGGGATCTCGCCCCTGCCTGGGACAACGATGCACTCGCTAGCTGGGTCGTAGATCTGCATTACCCACCTGCTGAGGTCTGCGGGTAGTGTTGTTGCTTCGATCTTCAGTATGCCTCCCAGATGGTAAGTTTCTATCAGATCCTTCTGCCGTTGATCCAAGCTCTTGTTTAACTTTACTAGCCTTGTTGGCGATGCTCTGTTTCTACCTTCCTGAACTTGCTTCTTCCTAGGATGCCTATGGCCTTGTTTTACTCTTGCAGCTCCCTATTAAAAGCGacatcaaaacacaaaaagaaaaacagaTGATTTTCTCTCATTCTCTGCCGAAagtcattttgaaaaaaaaaatcagtgGGGAGTGGGTAGGTACCTCGCCGTTCTGTTCATCCGTGGAGTCCTTCATTTTGTTTGTTTGCCTTGCCTGCATTTCAAAAGGTAAAGAAAGATGAGTTAGAAAAACCCGACCCACGTGTCAGGTTTCGTGTCAAGACGAGCTCAAATCGATAGTTTACCGCTCTCGGCAAAAAAGGTTTACTGAAAACAGattgttttttgcaaaaaatgtGAGCGTTCGATGGTTTTCTGACAAAGACCGACGCAAATTGTGGTGCTTTTGGCAATTTACTCTGACTAATTTTATTGCATAACAACTCTGTACACGACAAAAAATATACTAAAGATTATAAGGTGGTAACACAAGCTCTGTATACAACAATTATGTATTCAGTATGTTCAAAAAAAATAGATATTCTGCCTTGTTAGACCTGGAACTCACATGTTTTCAGTTGCCGTATGATATATCAAGTTCATTGGTTTTATATCTAAGCTGAATGTTTTCTGGCCTGATGTCCATTATAAGAATTGCTATCATCACTCAGCTTCCATGACAGGCATGTACATTATGTAGTAATGCTCATGCCTGAAAAAAATAAGTTAGAAGAAACTGACTACATTTTTGCCTACTCATCTCATATCTGATTCCTACAAAAAACACCACAAAAAATGCCTATTATCTATTCTGATGCCCCTACTAAAACACCTTGTTTATTGCATACTGACCTATGTCTAAGTTGCATACAAAAACACAGTAAATGTCCTACATCAGTATGAAAATCGCTTTTGCCCCCTTTGTTTCGACATTACTTTTGCCCTACACAAAAAACAGATGTTGCTTATGAACCACAAAAAATGTTGAACACATATGTTTGCAATGTTTTTCATTGCTGGGAAAACCATGCTACCTTATACTACAGTATTGCCTACTGAAAAACACAGATATCAGATATATTTGCATACTGAACCGCAAAAAAATGCATACTGAACCACAGAAAAATTTCCTATTGAAAACTGTGTCAGGTTGAGCCCCACTCCTTCCTCATCTCACCCGTGCCATCTCCTTGCCCCCTCCTCGCTTGAGCCTCGGGCGCCGCACCTGAGTTGAGCACAAAACCACGCCCACCCTCCCCTACGCACGCGCTCCGGCGACTCCCCGCTGCTCCGCCTCCACTAGTACTCCTCGCCCGGCCCTCGCCTCCTCGCAGGAAAAatccctcccctctctccctcctcctcgggAGCATCTCCATTGATTCTGCCCTTGCTTCTCTCCCCCCCACCCCCTGCGGTCATTGGTAACGACGCACCCCCAGCAGCCATGAGATGTGTGCGCGAGTGGGAAAAAGTGGGATGAACTCACCTAGGTCGTCGAAGCAAAAGCGGGATCTCGCTCCCCCCGGTGCTCGTCGCCGCCTCGCGCTGAACCACCAGCTCCACCCCTCCCCCCCGTCGCCGCTGCCTTCTCCTCCTTGTACGGCACGCGCGTGCCGCCCTCGCCCCGTGCAAACTGCTACGGGGTCCTTCGCCGAGCCGTCGCCGCGCTCGTTGAATTGAACTCGTCACCGGCCCTCTCGCCGCCCGCGCTCGCGGCGAAGCTAGGGATTTCGAGTGGGATTTGTCTCGTCGGGAGAGGGTGTGAGGTGGGGAACGGGGAAACGGCAGGATAGGAGCAGCGCGTCTCCCGAAATTTTGAAGCGCCCCGACAAAAAAACGCCGCCCACCTGGTCGGTCCGCCCAAGCCACGTGTCGCGCGCGATGGACGGTCGTGGTGCGGCCGCTCGGGAGCGCGATCCAAAAACGCCGCCCACCTGGTCGGTCCACCCAGGCCACGTGTCGCGCGCGATGGACGGTCGTGGTGCGGCCGCTCGGGAGCGCTGGATCGCGCGTGCTCGTTAGACAGCGATTGGGTTGATAGTTATGCAGATTTGTGAGTGCAAGCTACTTGGATGCATCAGTGTGAACTAGAACTTTACCGGGATTTAGCAATATTGGTGCAAATACTTGAGATAATTATGGATAGCAAGAACAGTCAAGATCATGACAACAGTGCAAATTCCATGTGCTTGACGACTAGAAAATCACGTAACACAATCCTACAATGGAAAAAACCATCCGATTGTCAACAGATAAACGCTTTTCTGATAAAATACATCACAGTGAAGTTTCTGTGAACAAAATCACATAAACATATTTAGACATTCCTGCCGTATTCTTATCTGTAGCATCTGGCTTCCATTCCTCAGGTAAAACAGTGGTCTCTTGCTACAAAATCATCCTAGTAGTATTCGTTCTAGGTGGGATAATCAAGAACTGAATAACTCGAGCATAGATAGCAAAACAAGTTTATTCTGTTGGAAATAGTTAATACAGTGGAGAGAGTTATTTTGATTTCTCTTTCTTCTGGTCGGGGGCTCTTGACCCTATAATGCTACAGATGGGTTGATCTGGCGACTGAAGCAATTTCAGCGCCGGGTGGACTATCAGATCGCGCATCAGCAGTTTCTGCCCGACGTCCAACTCGCTTAGGTCCACTTCAATGTATGGTGGGACTATGTCAGCAGGGCAGAGAAACTTGACAGTTCGTTTTATGGTGTTGAAGTAAGCTCCTGCATGGTTGCGAATATAATCTCATTAGCCTGGATTTATTATGAACAATGTAACATCACATAATACAACAGGAATACAGCTGGATAGGGGCTTGATGCAAAAGTCCTAGAACAGTACATATAATAACATAACAGAGGCAATGCTCGTTGACCAGAGTTTTTTCAGAATAGCAAGTTCCGCATACACTGAATAACTGATCCACTGGCCAGTATGAAATGATAAACACAGCACAGGTAAAAAGTGTCATTAGACAACACTTAATTTGTTAGTGTTTTACTCAACATAAATGAGGCCTTCTCACTAGCATAGTTCAAGAAATTGTCCCAAGTAACCTAAACattattttatattatatttaaGATAACTGACATGATGAAGAAATTGTTTCTAAATGATCTAAGGCCCACCCAATTTTGATGTGGAAAAATCTGGAGAACTTTTTAATTTAGCATTCCAAGTTAGTGCTATGTAAGATAGATGCATCATTGGTATACACTATACATGCTACATACCTTTCCTGAGGCCAGGTGAGGCGTCCTCTCCAATGTACATTAAAGGAACATCTATTTTGAGCAGCGCCGAAGAAGGTGCTCTCATGAATGTCACATTCAGAGGTTCATCAGTGCCTGCGTGCAAGTGCACCTGCAAATATAGATATTAAAAAAAAGTCAGCCAACAGATTCTCAGTACCTCATTCCATTGATTCACAAATCCAAAACTGCACCAGTTATTCCAACATACACCTATAAAGAGCCATATAGGGTCGGTTTTCAACTGATATTGTAAGGTAGATGGAGGCGTCTGGCTAATTTCTTGCAGTGAGCTAGAAAACCCAAGTATCTATAATTCATTAGTCAAGGAACCAGCCCCGTGGTAAGCTGGACAGTGTTTGCTGCTGCCAACATCAGAGATTGCGATTCTCACAATGCTTTTAAAAGCAGCCATTTCTGCAAGCCATTTGTTTCTCCTACCTCAACGAAGGAAGGTATATGTCTGATCCACATTGTACAAGATCGCACATAGGTCGGCATATTAATCAATTTAGTGTGGTATGAAAGGTAACGAGCACATTCCAGCGCTGTTTGGAATGCAGGAATTTAGCAAGAAACAACTCAATTTCCTTCAGAACCAAGGGGAAATGGATGTTCTATGTGCACTACATCCCTTCATCTAGTATCATGCTAACAAAGACAGGTAGATAACCAAATAAGATGGATGCTAACGATCACCCAAGAGCAATAAAAGGATGAATTGCATTTGCTTGCACCGTGTTAATCGATCCTCCTCGGCACATAAGAAAAAACTTGTGTTACTTCGTCAAGAGCTTGTTACTTGGAATGGATGCTCTGATTCACCCTTAAACGAGAAATTGCAAGTCTTTCAAGATAATGAAAGCGTGCAACAGACTTTTCATGTTGCCACACCTGAGTTCACCCAGTGCCCATTTGCTGATAAAATATATCCTAAATGTAACACACATGGTGCATTTACTGCAGGGATAGTCCATTAGAATACACAACCTATCAACTAAACCTGCAAGTCCATTATTTTCCAGTATTTCACAGACTAGATTAAAATCCTACTTGCTACTAAGAAGTAGAACATTAGCAAAACAATAAACACAAACCGAGAAATACCATTTTATTGTCTTGACTTGAGGTAGGAAACACTGTCCCCGAACAGAGTACACTTACAGATCAACTAGCTGATTAGATCACCGAACAATTAAAACTTTTCAATCAAAGGCACCTTCAAACTATCACTAATCAAGTTATTTGTTCCTCAATGGTTTTCTACTACAATACAGTTCTCAAATTGCCACCTAAAACAGAAGTATTTCATTCCGAAATGCCAACCCCAGCTATCTAAATGTTTCATGTTTATCATGCACATTAACAAGCCCGAGACAAATACCAGGTTATTGTAGAAAATGTCGACCCTTGGTAGAAAACAAGGGCTCACTAACCATTAAGAGAACCCACCTTGCGCGGCAGGACGCGGACGCTCTCGATGAGGTCCCCCTGCCCGGCGTGCTCGGACCAAACCTGGAGACGGAAGAGGCGGGAGAGGAAGAAGGACCGTCCGAGGTGGTCGACGAGCTTGCGGATCTGCTTGGACGGCACCGAGACGAGGCGCTTGTTGCCGCCCTCCTGGCCATTCTCCTGCTCGAAGACGATGGCCGGCACACGCCCAGCCTTGCGTTCCTTGGCCGCGAAGTGCCGGCCAGAGGAGTCCCTCGGGACGGCGAAGATCACCTCGTCGTGCTTCGCGTCCGGCCGCGGGTGACCAGGGAGGTAGTCGAACGGCGGCGATAGGAGTTCGTCGATGTTGTGATCTGGCGCGGAAACCGCTGCGGCGGAGGCGGAGAAGTGCCGGCGGAGGAGGGGGGGGGTGAGCGTCTGAAGTGGTCGCCGGAGGAGCATGGCGGCCGCCGGTTGGTCGTCGCGGGGTGTAGGGTTTTCGGGAGGTGGGAAGAAGGCAACGCGACGACGATGATGGCCGTCTTTGGGGTTTCGGGGAGAGTGGAGTGGGGGAAGACAAGGTGATGTTTAGGGCTTTATGTGGGCTATAGGTATTGGGCCTGAATGGAGAGCCCGTTACATGGTAGGAAGGCATGCCTCAATGGATAGGCCCGTCACATGTTTTTTTTTCATAAGAAATAGATAGTTTCccctaaaaaaaattaaaaataagaaATAGATAGTTGCATGTGTAGTGCAACGGTGGCATAAGTACTTTATACTCAGTCACTATAGTTATCTGGATTTTATTATTAATGTAAATTACATATCGAAAATGGACTTTAGCGGCCAATTAAATCAATATTTATTGGTTTATCAAGGAAAACATAATTTTATTTGATAAGTCAATAAGATGTAGAATGGTTGAAATATTTTAAAAGAAAAAACGGTGAAGGAAAGTCAATGAAACCAAAATGGAGGAGATGAGATGAGGagggagaaagaaagaaaaaaaccttACTTTTT from Triticum aestivum cultivar Chinese Spring chromosome 3B, IWGSC CS RefSeq v2.1, whole genome shotgun sequence includes these protein-coding regions:
- the LOC123070037 gene encoding 50S ribosomal protein L25 is translated as MLLRRPLQTLTPPLLRRHFSASAAAVSAPDHNIDELLSPPFDYLPGHPRPDAKHDEVIFAVPRDSSGRHFAAKERKAGRVPAIVFEQENGQEGGNKRLVSVPSKQIRKLVDHLGRSFFLSRLFRLQVWSEHAGQGDLIESVRVLPRKVHLHAGTDEPLNVTFMRAPSSALLKIDVPLMYIGEDASPGLRKGAYFNTIKRTVKFLCPADIVPPYIEVDLSELDVGQKLLMRDLIVHPALKLLQSPDQPICSIIGSRAPDQKKEKSK